One Kaistella polysaccharea DNA segment encodes these proteins:
- a CDS encoding RagB/SusD family nutrient uptake outer membrane protein has translation MKYLNKIVVAAFLTVSLISCRDDDYLVQKSPDQLTSSNFWRNAADAQSGLVAAYSELESRSNFWDGWQEGRPVIEYFRSDYALPGPDASNYAHWMSIFNFNYTNGHTFVDVLWTTNYKGLNFANQVIAKVGEMTSDQISDAEKKQIIAEATFLRAYYHFKLLTLYEKIIIRDELITNETLDKGLSSRPDAWSIIISDFKHAAENLKTVSETDPGRATKGAALAYLGKAFMYKAGDATSAESSDFNNAKMAFSSIVDGSAGNYALEPNFSSLFNGENENNKESIFELQFKTSDATSWNATILHAFVGDWSIGGWGGIAASPGVVNEMKGEGMIASNGLYDNRLYGSLYFRDPFYNNTSTKEMQGSTWDVLMNETYGNTNENAAYFRKWLPNYVSNNSYVGVNVVLMRYADVLLMYAEALNETGATAQAIPYINQVRKIHGFMPAIKVTSQADVKKQIIHERTMELTLESVRFFDLRRWGMLDQAMKAAGRTNFNSATHAYLPIPLSEIQSNSQID, from the coding sequence ATGAAATATCTAAACAAAATAGTTGTGGCTGCTTTTTTAACAGTTTCTCTGATTTCCTGCCGTGACGATGATTATTTAGTACAGAAATCACCAGATCAGTTAACCTCTAGTAATTTCTGGCGAAACGCCGCAGATGCACAGTCAGGTTTGGTCGCAGCCTATTCAGAATTAGAGTCAAGAAGTAATTTCTGGGATGGTTGGCAGGAAGGAAGACCGGTAATAGAATATTTTAGATCAGACTATGCTTTACCTGGTCCAGATGCCAGCAATTACGCACATTGGATGTCGATATTCAATTTCAATTATACCAATGGACATACCTTTGTAGATGTTTTATGGACTACTAATTACAAAGGTCTCAACTTTGCCAATCAAGTCATTGCAAAGGTAGGAGAAATGACTTCTGATCAAATATCAGACGCTGAAAAAAAACAGATTATTGCTGAAGCTACGTTTTTAAGAGCCTATTATCATTTTAAACTTTTAACGCTTTATGAAAAAATTATCATCAGAGATGAATTGATAACAAATGAAACTTTGGATAAAGGTTTATCCTCGCGCCCTGACGCGTGGAGCATTATTATCAGTGACTTTAAACATGCTGCTGAAAATTTAAAAACTGTTTCCGAAACTGATCCGGGACGGGCTACCAAAGGAGCAGCATTGGCATATTTAGGAAAAGCTTTTATGTATAAAGCTGGAGACGCAACATCGGCAGAAAGCAGTGATTTTAATAATGCAAAAATGGCTTTCAGCTCTATTGTAGATGGATCTGCTGGTAACTATGCTTTAGAGCCGAATTTTTCCAGTTTGTTTAACGGCGAAAATGAAAATAATAAAGAGTCTATTTTTGAACTTCAATTTAAAACCAGTGATGCCACCTCTTGGAATGCCACAATATTACATGCATTTGTGGGCGATTGGTCTATAGGAGGGTGGGGAGGCATCGCTGCAAGCCCGGGTGTAGTTAACGAAATGAAAGGGGAAGGCATGATAGCTAGCAATGGTTTGTATGATAACCGACTCTATGGTTCATTGTACTTTAGAGACCCCTTCTACAATAATACTTCCACTAAAGAAATGCAAGGTAGTACTTGGGATGTCTTAATGAATGAAACTTATGGAAATACCAATGAGAACGCTGCATATTTTAGAAAATGGTTACCTAACTATGTTAGCAATAATAGCTATGTTGGAGTAAATGTTGTGCTAATGCGCTATGCTGATGTCCTTCTAATGTATGCTGAAGCGCTAAATGAAACGGGTGCTACAGCTCAGGCCATTCCATACATCAATCAGGTGAGAAAAATTCATGGATTTATGCCTGCAATTAAGGTTACTTCTCAAGCCGATGTTAAAAAGCAGATCATTCATGAACGAACAATGGAGTTGACACTTGAATCTGTACGGTTTTTTGATTTAAGAAGATGGGGAATGTTGGATCAAGCAATGAAAGCAGCGGGTAGAACAAATTTTAATTCTGCAACGCATGCCTACTTGCCAATTCCTTTATCTGAAATACAATCGAATTCCCAAATTGATTAG
- a CDS encoding adenylyltransferase/cytidyltransferase family protein, whose protein sequence is METTLSKKVGIAFSAFDLLHAGNIRMLAEAKEQCDYLIVGLQTDPNIDRPEKNKPTQTIVERYIQLQGCKYVDEIIPYTTETDLEDILKLYNIDVRIIGVEYQYKEFTGKKFCLSKNIQLYYNERHHRFSSSNLRKEVFAIECFSSAKKKHPTR, encoded by the coding sequence ATAGAAACAACATTATCTAAAAAAGTAGGCATTGCGTTTAGTGCCTTTGATCTTCTGCACGCAGGAAATATTCGCATGTTAGCAGAAGCAAAAGAGCAATGTGATTATCTTATTGTAGGATTGCAGACTGATCCAAATATAGACCGACCAGAAAAAAACAAACCCACCCAAACTATTGTTGAACGCTATATCCAACTGCAGGGTTGCAAATATGTAGACGAGATAATTCCCTACACGACTGAAACCGATTTAGAAGATATTCTAAAACTGTATAATATTGATGTCAGAATAATAGGAGTGGAATATCAGTACAAAGAATTTACGGGAAAGAAATTTTGCCTGTCTAAAAATATCCAGCTGTATTATAATGAGCGCCACCATCGCTTTTCCAGTAGCAATCTTCGTAAAGAAGTTTTTGCAATTGAATGCTTTTCCTCTGCCAAAAAGAAGCATCCTACTCGATGA
- the glf gene encoding UDP-galactopyranose mutase: MTEFDILIIGAGISGAVLAERYASAGKQVLIIEKRDHIAGNCFDYYDQNGILTSRYGAHLFHTNDEGVWDYVNQFADWYTWEHKVIAKVDEHLVPIPVNITTVNILFKEQISSEKEMQEWLCKNRIKYDQPKNGEEAVLNRVGEVLYDKMFKHYTKKQWDKYPAELHASVLERIPVRDNYDDRYFSDIHQALPKGGYTKMFQNILDHPNITVLLNTDYFEVKDQISGYEKLFYTGPIDRFFTFNKNLTEKLEYRSINFVREDIDQEYFQENSVVNYPGKEVKYTRIVEYKHFGNQKSPTTSIVKEFTVDHGEPYYPVPNQKNEEIYAKYKNEADQLLDVHFVGRLANYKYFNMDQAFRNALDLFETLELKIPKEYYRAKSI; encoded by the coding sequence ATGACGGAATTTGATATTTTAATAATAGGTGCCGGAATTTCTGGTGCTGTACTTGCAGAACGATACGCATCTGCTGGAAAACAAGTTCTCATCATTGAAAAGAGAGATCATATTGCGGGAAACTGTTTCGATTATTATGATCAAAATGGAATATTAACCTCAAGATATGGAGCTCACCTGTTTCACACCAACGACGAGGGAGTTTGGGATTATGTGAATCAGTTTGCGGATTGGTACACGTGGGAACATAAAGTTATTGCTAAAGTTGATGAGCATTTGGTCCCCATTCCGGTCAACATTACTACGGTCAATATATTATTTAAGGAACAAATCTCCTCAGAGAAAGAAATGCAGGAATGGTTATGTAAGAACAGAATTAAATATGATCAACCTAAAAATGGTGAAGAAGCAGTTTTAAACAGAGTTGGTGAGGTTTTATATGATAAAATGTTTAAACATTATACAAAAAAACAGTGGGACAAATATCCGGCTGAACTTCACGCATCAGTTTTGGAGCGTATTCCCGTAAGAGACAATTATGATGATCGTTACTTCTCTGACATTCATCAAGCATTACCTAAAGGTGGATATACTAAAATGTTCCAAAATATCTTAGATCATCCCAATATTACGGTCTTGCTTAATACTGACTATTTTGAAGTTAAAGACCAAATATCAGGATATGAGAAACTATTCTACACCGGACCAATCGACCGCTTCTTTACATTTAATAAAAATCTCACGGAGAAATTAGAATATCGCTCCATTAATTTTGTTAGAGAAGACATCGATCAGGAATATTTTCAAGAAAATTCTGTGGTTAATTATCCTGGAAAAGAAGTCAAGTACACACGAATCGTAGAATATAAGCATTTCGGAAATCAGAAATCACCAACAACCAGTATCGTCAAAGAATTTACGGTAGATCATGGTGAACCTTATTACCCTGTGCCGAACCAAAAAAATGAGGAAATATATGCCAAATATAAAAATGAAGCCGATCAATTGCTTGATGTTCATTTTGTAGGAAGATTGGCGAACTATAAATACTTCAACATGGATCAGGCTTTTAGAAATGCTTTAGATCTTTTTGAAACTTTAGAATTAAAAATTCCTAAAGAATATTATCGTGCAAAATCCATTTAG
- a CDS encoding glycosyltransferase → MSKNFKILVVEEPIGNVDNNDLVGLAVSESIHILKPTVDHMQELGIFLKKIIKYQALQVGWFYSAAFIDVLNYLDFGVIVYDCMDELSLFKGASSELIEQEKYLLSAADVVYTGGKSLYEAKKERHHNVYCFPSSVDQDHFDQKGEIAKLPADLELIPKPIVGYYGVIDERIDLDLLEMSALKMPDVSFVMIGPICKIGEEDLPKAKNIFYLGMKKYEELPTYLNVFDFAMMPFALNDSTKFISPTKTLEYMCAGKPIISTKIKDVVRDYSDCINLIENEEDFHNAVLNPKKDFKHLYNQILEQTSWDITASKMTNIIKEIA, encoded by the coding sequence ATGTCTAAGAATTTTAAAATTTTAGTAGTCGAAGAGCCTATAGGGAATGTAGATAATAATGATTTAGTAGGCCTAGCAGTTAGCGAATCGATTCATATTTTAAAACCCACTGTTGATCACATGCAAGAGTTGGGAATCTTCCTAAAGAAAATAATAAAATACCAGGCTTTGCAAGTAGGATGGTTTTATTCGGCCGCATTTATAGATGTTTTAAATTATTTAGACTTTGGTGTTATTGTATACGATTGTATGGATGAACTTTCCCTTTTTAAAGGCGCATCATCTGAATTAATCGAGCAGGAAAAATATTTATTATCCGCCGCCGACGTGGTTTATACGGGAGGCAAATCTCTTTATGAAGCAAAAAAAGAAAGACATCATAACGTGTATTGCTTTCCCAGTTCGGTCGATCAGGATCACTTTGACCAAAAAGGCGAAATTGCCAAACTTCCAGCGGATTTAGAGTTAATACCAAAACCCATTGTTGGATATTACGGCGTAATAGATGAACGTATCGATCTTGATTTGTTAGAAATGAGCGCTTTAAAAATGCCTGATGTTTCTTTCGTAATGATCGGTCCTATCTGTAAAATTGGTGAAGAGGATCTTCCGAAAGCGAAGAATATTTTTTATCTGGGAATGAAGAAGTACGAAGAACTTCCAACATACCTTAATGTCTTCGATTTTGCTATGATGCCTTTTGCCTTAAATGATTCTACGAAATTTATCAGTCCAACTAAGACTTTAGAATATATGTGTGCGGGGAAACCTATCATTTCCACGAAAATTAAAGATGTTGTTAGGGATTACAGTGATTGTATCAATTTGATTGAAAATGAGGAAGATTTCCATAATGCAGTACTGAATCCTAAAAAGGATTTTAAACATTTATATAATCAAATTTTAGAACAGACTTCTTGGGATATTACTGCCTCAAAAATGACTAACATAATAAAAGAAATAGCATGA